The DNA window TTGATGAAATCCTGCTCCAGCTGGAGCTGCACTATAGACCATTCAGGAAGATTCGAAATGACTGGTTCAAAAAGTTCGCTAAATTACTCGGGAAGGATTCGGAAAGGTGCCGGAATATAATCTCACTCCGATACCTTCTCACGAAGAAACTGTTTGGTGCCGATCCTGGTATCTACAACGACAAACCCCACCGGTATTTTTTTGAGGTACTAAATAATTATGCAACGGGTGCTATTCGTTTTAATCTTAAGGGTCGAGAGTCTCGCGGTCTTTTGGATCGGGTTTCAGATTTCGACCGGTATTGTGTGAGGCTCGAACAGGACCTTATGCAAATTGTGAATACTGAGAGTGGAGAGCCGCTCATTAAACGTTTTCTAAGAGTCGATGAGATGCATGATGGCCCCATGAAACTGAAATTAGCAACGTTAACCTTGGTGACCGTCATTCTGGCGGCCCCGAATGTCTTTTCAACGAATGGCGATAATATGATCGCTATTGGACCGGTGGCACGAGGCATGGGAGGCGTGACGATTGCGAATCCTCAAGATGCCATCAGTGCTGTATTCGGCAATCCGGCAGCGATGTGTTTTTCGCGCTATTGTCCATCCACTCAGGTGGATTTTGGAGGTACGGTGTTTATGCCGAGTGTCGACGCGTCTATTTCCAATGCATTTGGCATGAACCAGACGATTGGCGCCTCGAGTAAGGATAACATCTATCCGATCCCGGCGTTTGGCCTGTCACTGCCTTTTGGGGAGGATATGGAACGGTGGCGTTTTGGCCTCGCTGCCTACGGCGTGAGTGGATTGGGCGTTGATTATCGAGGAACGGCTATTGATCAAAAAGATATTTTTGGTCCAGGTGCCCCCCCTTACCGCAGGGGACTACACGAGTCTACAGATCATGAAATTTGCTCCGGCTATTTCTTATCAAGCGGCCCCAAACTTTTCATTGGGAGCAGCCGTCCATGTCGATTATGCAGTGCTCGACTTGGGAACAGGTTCTTCGCCGGGTTTCGGCTACGGCGTTCAATTAGGATCTATTTGGCGGCCAGCGCCTAATGTATCCCTTGGATTTAGCTATACCACCCCACAGAAAGTCAGGCATGAAAATGTCATTGCCCAACCCACACCCACGGGTGGAATCGCGCGCTACGATCTGAACCTGGAGGCACCGGACCAATTAGGGTTTGGAGCTTCCTGGGAAGGTATGGACAATCTGCTGATCTTCAGTGCTGAAGTGAAGCAGATCAACTGGGGTAGTGCTGAAGGCTACAAGGACTTCGACTGGGAGGATCAAACCGTGTATGCTGCAGGAATTCAATACGAAGCAGTTCGGGATAAACTGTTCCTACGGGTTGGTTTCAACTACGGTGAGAATCCTGTGAAAGCCAATAATGGCTGGAATGGAGCTTTCACTCCTACGAGACCTGCGGACGTGAAGTTTGTCCAAGGCATTCCGTTTCCCACCTACTATTACGAAACATTCCGTATTGTTGGTTTCCCGGCGGTTGTGGAAAGCCATACAACCTTTGGTTTTACTTATTCGATAAAAGAGAATTTTGATCTGAGTCTTGCATACATGTATGCCGCGAGTAACGATATTACTGAGCAAGGCACGAGGCCTGCAGGAACTCCTGTTACTATCAAATCCACTTTGAGTGAGGAAAGTATTGAGTTTGGATTTTCGTGGAGATTCTGAATGAACGACTTGGGGAAATATTGAAATTGGGAAAGGCCACGGAAACAATCCCCGTGGCCTTTTCACCACTGATTTGATTCGAATGCGATCTCTAATTCTGTTTCTAATATTTAGCGTGGCGTCCGCCGTAGCCGCGGAAGGGCCGCATTTTCCGGTTACGGAGGCGAGGGATAATCTACCCTTGCGTGGAATTTCTGACGATGCGGAGACCTTCACTCTGTCTAATGTGGATGCATCCGTCGTGGTTCTGGTCGTTTTCGATTTGTATTGTCCCGTATGCCAGAAGTCGGCCCCTAATATGAAACGACTAGCTGAATCGATCCAGGGGTTGGCAACGGAAATCCCGGTTCTCGGATTCGGATCGGGTGACACCATTTTTGAGACACAGAAATTTAAAGACAAATTCAAGCTTCCCTTTCCCTGTATCAGTGACCGCGAAAAGGCTGTTTCAGCTTACTACCATGTCGAACGCACTCCATCGATCATTGTTTTGGAACGTAGCGGTGATAAGGGCGAACTTTCTGAAACCTACCGGAACGAAGGTTACTTGGGGCGGGAACATGTTGAGCAGGTGGTTAATCTATTGAAAACGAATAAATGAAAACTGTTATAACAGTCACGGCGTTGATCGGTTGGTCGATCTTCGCCAATGCCGCTGAGGATGAGATCTCAGGTATTTACGATCCCGGAATCCTTAAACCGGTTGATAGTCGTCTGCTCGTCGCTGTCGGAGAAAAGGCGCCGGACTTTGAGCTACCCTCTGTCGACGGTTCTCGAGTCAGACTTTCTGACTATCGAGGGAAGCATCACGTGATTCTTAGTTTC is part of the Verrucomicrobiota bacterium genome and encodes:
- a CDS encoding alkaline phosphatase family protein translates to MNSNPVFILGLDSADFRLCEKWAKQGEMPHFKALMERSQRLRVKNPFGFEAGSLWPCFNMVADVDMRGLHDGFNLFETDRYNRRRMSLDENQCAYFWERLSKAGYRVMVIDPPYVPLVDDINGRQVVDWMTHVRTGDTWLQTSPSELAVGIREKYGMNPISRSDSSCPCDDNRPETPDELLEMQDALKDRIRSKTDLITTWLKDERWDYCYCVYHETHDMGHMSWHVHDESHVDHDPVVRAEVGDPLKEIYLALDEAIGRIVEALPTGMAFHLFCSHGMGEERTASVFLDEILLQLELHYRPFRKIRNDWFKKFAKLLGKDSERCRNIISLRYLLTKKLFGADPGIYNDKPHRYFFEVLNNYATGAIRFNLKGRESRGLLDRVSDFDRYCVRLEQDLMQIVNTESGEPLIKRFLRVDEMHDGPMKLKLATLTLVTVILAAPNVFSTNGDNMIAIGPVARGMGGVTIANPQDAISAVFGNPAAMCFSRYCPSTQVDFGGTVFMPSVDASISNAFGMNQTIGASSKDNIYPIPAFGLSLPFGEDMERWRFGLAAYGVSGLGVDYRGTAIDQKDIFGPGAPPYRRGLHESTDHEICSGYFLSSGPKLFIGSSRPCRLCSARLGNRFFAGFRLRRSIRIYLAASA
- a CDS encoding redoxin domain-containing protein → MRSLILFLIFSVASAVAAEGPHFPVTEARDNLPLRGISDDAETFTLSNVDASVVVLVVFDLYCPVCQKSAPNMKRLAESIQGLATEIPVLGFGSGDTIFETQKFKDKFKLPFPCISDREKAVSAYYHVERTPSIIVLERSGDKGELSETYRNEGYLGREHVEQVVNLLKTNK